From Neorhodopirellula lusitana, a single genomic window includes:
- a CDS encoding vitamin K epoxide reductase family protein, protein MSEPALGSSKPTASPSRSSANKFVVGSSALSFLALGVSGYLAYIGLTESKVVGCDGGIFNCEHVLNSRWSQVFGIPVSIPAIGLYAIVIGALVSLRHGTDNPQRFAWITLSVLSTAAAVSAAWFVGLQVFSIGHFCPYCLVVHSCGVLLAAAVAWNRPRGSFSFMNSCVIGIALSGSLIAMQAFGPVPETFEIETHDPSVVPMEFDPLDDDVLFESPLGMSALSWFSLVGVVMADEAVTTDQPALGPRLVPVSGGKRQLDACKWPVWGNVDARYLIVEMFDYTCEHCRNTHQSIKAAAPLLNNDLAVLAMPVPLHRDCNDAATNSSPEGADACEIARLAISVWLVDANKFTAYHDWLFEQKRSAVEARIHADTLVDREELAAELAKGTASKYIAKNVLLYKDAGAGTVPKISFPTTTVVGEIGSAASVADLVRQQFGQ, encoded by the coding sequence ATGTCCGAACCAGCTTTGGGATCCAGCAAGCCAACTGCGAGTCCGTCGCGTTCTTCCGCTAACAAGTTCGTAGTCGGATCATCTGCTCTATCGTTCCTGGCACTCGGTGTTAGCGGATACTTGGCCTACATCGGACTGACGGAATCCAAAGTCGTCGGCTGCGACGGCGGAATATTCAATTGTGAACATGTGTTGAACAGCCGTTGGTCGCAAGTGTTCGGCATTCCCGTCAGCATTCCCGCGATCGGTTTGTACGCCATCGTGATCGGTGCTCTGGTCTCACTGCGGCACGGAACGGACAACCCGCAACGCTTTGCTTGGATAACGTTGTCGGTGTTGTCGACTGCAGCCGCAGTATCGGCAGCTTGGTTCGTGGGCCTGCAAGTCTTTTCGATCGGACATTTTTGTCCTTACTGCTTGGTCGTTCACAGCTGTGGAGTGTTGTTGGCCGCGGCCGTGGCGTGGAATCGTCCTCGTGGGAGTTTTTCCTTCATGAACAGCTGCGTGATCGGCATTGCTCTTTCCGGTAGCCTGATTGCAATGCAAGCCTTTGGTCCCGTGCCGGAAACGTTTGAGATTGAAACGCACGACCCATCTGTCGTTCCGATGGAGTTCGATCCGTTGGATGATGACGTATTGTTCGAATCGCCACTCGGCATGTCTGCCTTGTCGTGGTTCTCGCTTGTGGGCGTTGTGATGGCGGACGAAGCCGTCACAACCGACCAGCCAGCCCTCGGGCCGCGATTGGTGCCCGTCTCTGGTGGCAAGCGACAACTCGACGCTTGCAAATGGCCAGTATGGGGCAACGTCGACGCAAGGTACCTAATCGTGGAGATGTTCGATTACACCTGCGAGCATTGCCGCAATACGCACCAGTCAATCAAAGCGGCCGCACCTTTGTTGAATAACGACTTGGCCGTCTTGGCGATGCCGGTTCCCTTGCACCGTGATTGCAACGACGCGGCGACCAACAGCAGTCCCGAAGGCGCCGACGCGTGCGAGATCGCTAGGCTGGCGATCTCCGTTTGGTTGGTCGATGCCAACAAGTTCACGGCATACCACGATTGGTTGTTCGAGCAAAAACGTTCGGCGGTTGAGGCGAGGATTCACGCCGACACGCTTGTCGATCGCGAAGAACTTGCGGCGGAGCTGGCTAAAGGAACCGCATCGAAATACATCGCTAAGAACGTGCTGCTGTACAAAGACGCCGGTGCGGGCACGGTTCCCAAGATCTCGTTCCCCACCACAACCGTCGTCGGTGAAATCGGTTCGGCAGCCAGTGTTGCCGACTTGGTGCGTCAGCAGTTCGGCCAGTGA
- a CDS encoding histidine kinase dimerization/phospho-acceptor domain-containing protein has product MPTKDTNDQHLVERRRQRLESLGTLASGIVHDLNNLLTPILMSSRMLQRGGENIDREALLGVISSSASRGADLIAQLLTFARGGEGQHVRLHVDQVIPDVIAILRHTLPALIELKTEVQPDLPPMMGDETEIS; this is encoded by the coding sequence GTGCCAACAAAAGACACGAACGATCAGCATCTTGTCGAACGTCGACGTCAGCGACTCGAATCGCTTGGAACGCTGGCCAGTGGCATCGTCCACGACCTGAACAACCTGCTTACCCCAATCCTGATGAGCAGCCGGATGTTGCAGCGTGGCGGCGAGAATATCGACCGCGAAGCGCTACTTGGAGTCATCAGCAGCAGTGCTTCGCGTGGTGCTGACCTGATTGCCCAGCTATTGACCTTCGCTCGTGGCGGCGAAGGACAACACGTTCGATTGCATGTCGATCAAGTTATTCCTGACGTGATCGCGATCCTGCGGCACACACTGCCGGCGCTTATCGAATTGAAAACCGAAGTCCAACCCGACTTGCCCCCGATGATGGGCGACGAGACTGAGATCAGCTAA
- a CDS encoding sensor histidine kinase translates to MNLAINARDAIADEGSLGIHAHTMNLDSDQTFSYVTLPAGRYLAIAVSDTGSGIAPEVRERMFDPFFTTKPRGQGTGLGLSTSLGIIRSHGGAIDVQSELGQGTTITVVFPIVTDSLQTTHA, encoded by the coding sequence ATGAACCTTGCGATTAACGCCCGTGACGCGATTGCAGATGAAGGATCCCTTGGCATTCATGCCCACACAATGAACCTTGATTCCGATCAAACGTTTTCGTATGTCACATTGCCCGCCGGGCGATATCTCGCTATCGCCGTTTCCGACACAGGCAGCGGCATTGCGCCCGAAGTTCGCGAACGCATGTTCGACCCGTTCTTCACCACCAAACCACGCGGCCAAGGAACCGGACTGGGACTCAGCACCAGCCTGGGCATTATCCGTTCGCATGGTGGAGCCATCGATGTACAGTCCGAATTGGGACAAGGCACCACGATCACCGTCGTCTTCCCCATCGTTACCGATTCACTTCAAACAACTCATGCATAG
- a CDS encoding sigma-54-dependent transcriptional regulator — protein sequence MQTNASIPSLLVVDDDPLILQVMKLCLPEPDYRVYTAENAIDGQALFIKHAPDAVLLDIQMAAQSGLAALHEFRELDPRVPVILMTGHGTAETAISAMSGGAFEYITKPFEPDDILPLIDSAIETSRMARLPTILPGERTLKNVDSADGEKVLGQCPAMVEVFRSIGRVAAREVAVLVLGETGTGKEVVARAIYQHSQRHDQVFNAINCAAIPENLLESELFGHEKGAFTGADQRRIGKFEVCNGGTLFLDEIGDMTPLMQTKMLRVLQEKEFERVGGSKPIKTDVRIIAATNRDLDAAMADGSFRSDLYYRLNEYTIILPPLRDRGDDVPMMTEFFFRTFAQQLGKDFLSISPETMQLLTSHSWPGNVRELQGVVKQTLLKASGPVIVPAFLPVGFGETKIATGPNGQTRQSWEVDLATEVQRLLESGSHSISDEVHDQVDRVLLEGVLKSTAGNISESATRLGISRPTLRNRIRHLGIDTTQS from the coding sequence ATGCAAACCAACGCTTCTATCCCGTCACTCCTGGTCGTTGACGACGACCCATTGATCTTGCAGGTCATGAAATTGTGCCTGCCCGAACCCGACTACCGCGTCTACACCGCTGAAAATGCGATCGACGGACAGGCTCTGTTCATCAAGCACGCCCCCGACGCCGTGTTGTTGGACATCCAAATGGCCGCCCAATCTGGCCTTGCTGCACTTCATGAATTTCGCGAACTGGACCCGCGAGTGCCCGTGATCCTGATGACCGGCCACGGCACTGCCGAAACCGCAATTAGCGCGATGAGCGGCGGGGCATTCGAATACATTACCAAACCGTTCGAGCCCGATGACATCCTGCCCCTGATCGACTCGGCCATCGAAACCAGTCGCATGGCGCGACTTCCCACCATCCTTCCAGGTGAACGCACTTTAAAAAACGTCGATTCCGCGGATGGTGAGAAAGTGCTCGGCCAATGTCCGGCGATGGTCGAAGTGTTCCGCAGCATCGGACGCGTCGCGGCGAGGGAAGTCGCTGTTCTGGTACTCGGCGAAACCGGCACCGGCAAAGAAGTCGTTGCGCGAGCGATCTACCAGCACAGCCAGCGACACGATCAAGTTTTCAACGCGATTAACTGTGCCGCAATCCCCGAAAACCTACTCGAGAGTGAACTCTTCGGTCACGAAAAGGGGGCTTTTACCGGCGCGGATCAACGTCGGATCGGCAAGTTTGAAGTCTGCAACGGCGGTACGCTCTTCCTGGACGAAATCGGCGACATGACGCCGTTGATGCAAACCAAGATGCTGCGTGTACTACAAGAAAAGGAGTTCGAGCGAGTTGGCGGCAGCAAGCCGATCAAGACCGACGTGCGAATCATCGCCGCGACCAACCGAGACCTTGACGCCGCAATGGCTGACGGCAGTTTCCGCAGCGATCTGTACTACCGCCTCAACGAGTACACGATCATCCTGCCACCGCTGCGAGATCGCGGCGACGACGTTCCGATGATGACCGAGTTCTTCTTTCGCACGTTCGCCCAGCAACTTGGCAAAGACTTTCTCTCGATCTCGCCCGAAACGATGCAGCTGTTAACATCGCACAGCTGGCCCGGCAATGTCCGTGAACTGCAAGGCGTCGTCAAACAAACGCTACTCAAAGCCAGCGGGCCCGTGATCGTCCCGGCGTTCTTACCGGTCGGTTTCGGCGAAACGAAAATCGCCACCGGCCCCAACGGTCAGACACGTCAAAGCTGGGAAGTCGATCTGGCCACCGAAGTCCAGCGTTTACTCGAAAGTGGATCTCATTCCATCAGCGACGAAGTCCACGATCAAGTCGACCGAGTCCTTCTAGAAGGTGTCCTCAAATCCACCGCTGGCAACATCAGCGAATCCGCCACCCGCCTAGGCATCAGCCGCCCAACCCTACGCAACCGAATCCGACACCTAGGAATCGACACCACCCAATCGTAA
- a CDS encoding peptidase M42: protein MKLQFASPEFLHLLRALVREPSVVGMEDAFFRVLRRELEEYPVKITRYHGLLVVQGDDPESVYLSAHVDRHGLLCTGPREFQYAAFIAGNRGELNGDSISEQFMETIAGRFHGQRVQAHAPYAGTYLGQGEITESYICQRRKNLIFEIDGLDFLHPGTPISFIDRLQEKDGYVSAQLDNVICVAMLIELVRRGFAGTAFFSAGEECGRSWRFVAEWFQRHDTTTDQLIVLDTSPFPTVDDCDQQEVVLRHCDSNATFDLKTTDELQRACRRLGIAYCYKDDYIRELNRTREKPSSLGRTELGRLIAATSGQVSGTTLQLPTSSYHTQMETAALLSVDAMLQLLCDRCGL from the coding sequence ATGAAACTTCAATTCGCCTCGCCCGAATTCCTGCACCTGCTTCGCGCCCTCGTTCGTGAACCATCCGTCGTGGGCATGGAGGACGCGTTCTTTCGTGTGCTACGTCGCGAGCTTGAAGAGTACCCGGTAAAAATCACTCGGTATCACGGGCTGTTGGTCGTGCAGGGCGATGATCCAGAGAGCGTCTATTTGTCCGCTCACGTCGATCGGCACGGCCTGCTTTGTACCGGGCCACGTGAATTTCAGTACGCCGCGTTCATTGCGGGTAACCGAGGCGAACTGAACGGCGATTCGATTTCCGAGCAGTTCATGGAAACGATCGCCGGACGATTTCACGGGCAACGCGTTCAAGCCCACGCTCCTTATGCGGGTACGTACCTGGGACAGGGTGAGATCACAGAGTCATACATTTGTCAGCGTCGAAAAAACCTGATCTTTGAAATCGATGGGCTGGATTTCTTGCATCCCGGCACGCCGATTTCATTCATCGATCGACTGCAAGAAAAGGACGGCTACGTTTCGGCTCAACTAGATAACGTCATCTGCGTTGCCATGTTGATCGAACTCGTGCGCCGAGGGTTCGCTGGCACCGCATTCTTTTCGGCGGGCGAGGAGTGCGGTCGCAGTTGGCGGTTCGTCGCTGAGTGGTTTCAACGTCACGACACAACGACCGACCAACTGATCGTGCTGGACACCAGCCCATTTCCGACGGTCGATGACTGCGACCAACAAGAAGTTGTTCTTCGTCACTGCGATTCCAACGCGACATTCGACCTCAAAACAACCGATGAGCTACAGCGAGCGTGCCGTCGACTGGGAATCGCGTATTGTTACAAGGACGACTACATCAGGGAGCTGAATCGAACGCGAGAGAAACCAAGCTCTTTGGGACGAACGGAACTCGGGCGATTGATTGCCGCCACGTCCGGGCAAGTCTCCGGTACCACCCTCCAGCTGCCAACGTCTTCCTACCACACCCAAATGGAAACCGCGGCATTGCTGAGTGTCGATGCCATGCTTCAGCTTCTCTGCGATCGTTGCGGACTGTGA
- a CDS encoding glutaminase has protein sequence MDWPSIISDIEHAVEPVRGQGTVANYIPALAAVDPNKFGLAVVLGDGQTFCIGDSEETFSIQSISKVFTLSMALRVVGDALWQRVGKEPSGSPFNSIVQLEAERGIPRNPLINAGAIVVTDHLVEQIGSPQTVTDLLDRLRTLAEDDSINIDESVAKSESLAGERNRALASFMKSYGNLNCSVEDTLSAYFAHCSIAMSCHQLARAALFLAFDGCDPLSGQQMVSNEACRRINAVMMSCGHYDNSGDFTYRIGLPGKSGVGGGILVIAPGHGAATVWSPGLNSAGTSAVGSVALETLVKATGWSVFV, from the coding sequence ATGGATTGGCCATCAATCATCAGTGACATCGAGCACGCAGTCGAACCCGTTCGCGGCCAGGGAACGGTGGCGAACTATATCCCGGCGCTGGCCGCTGTCGACCCGAATAAGTTTGGCCTGGCGGTCGTTCTCGGGGATGGGCAAACGTTCTGCATTGGCGATTCGGAAGAGACTTTCTCGATTCAAAGTATCTCGAAAGTGTTCACGCTTTCGATGGCGCTTCGTGTTGTCGGCGATGCGTTGTGGCAACGCGTCGGCAAGGAACCTTCAGGTTCGCCGTTCAACTCGATCGTACAGTTGGAAGCCGAACGCGGGATTCCGAGAAATCCTCTGATCAACGCCGGTGCGATCGTGGTAACGGATCACCTTGTCGAACAGATCGGCTCTCCTCAAACGGTTACCGATCTGCTGGACCGTCTGCGAACGCTTGCCGAAGACGATTCGATCAACATCGACGAGTCGGTCGCTAAGTCGGAGTCGCTGGCGGGCGAACGAAATCGGGCATTGGCGTCGTTCATGAAGTCCTACGGCAATTTGAATTGCTCGGTCGAGGATACATTGTCAGCCTACTTCGCACATTGCTCGATCGCGATGTCGTGTCATCAACTCGCGCGAGCTGCATTGTTCCTGGCCTTCGATGGTTGCGATCCACTCAGCGGCCAGCAAATGGTCAGCAATGAAGCGTGCCGCCGGATCAACGCCGTCATGATGTCCTGCGGACACTACGACAACAGCGGTGACTTCACCTACCGAATCGGATTGCCGGGTAAAAGTGGCGTCGGCGGAGGCATTCTGGTGATCGCACCCGGCCATGGAGCGGCGACAGTGTGGTCGCCGGGCCTGAATAGTGCCGGGACGTCGGCTGTGGGTAGCGTCGCGTTGGAAACACTCGTCAAAGCTACGGGTTGGTCGGTATTCGTATAA
- a CDS encoding zinc-binding metallopeptidase family protein: MKTFQCRCGNTTFFENSRCISCDHALGWCPACKNMTTLASAEDGTLQCGHEVCGVLLIKCRNYSVHNVCNRCCMQDAAGEDSDLCDYCRHNDTIPDLSVPGNREMWLRLEEAKRRLLYTLDLLKLPYGTEADGFEPSLAFDFKADKPLEDKRWRSLRKQERVFTGHADGKITINLREADPVERERSRVLFQEAHRTVVGHFRHEIAHFYWQMLVQDICEEDCKVVFGDHDDPSYSDAQKLYYENGPKSNWQAEYVSAYATMHPWEDFAETFATYLDMVSVLDTAWNVGINGGCEPTTADLPAMVDAYIRLGVVLNETNRAMGLIDLVPEILTTMVAAKLEYVHDLIRSAAVTP, from the coding sequence ATGAAGACCTTTCAGTGCCGTTGTGGAAACACGACCTTTTTTGAAAATTCCCGTTGTATCTCGTGTGACCATGCGCTGGGCTGGTGCCCAGCGTGCAAGAACATGACGACGTTGGCGTCGGCCGAGGATGGCACGCTGCAATGCGGTCATGAGGTTTGTGGAGTGTTGCTGATCAAATGCCGCAACTATTCTGTTCACAACGTTTGCAATCGTTGCTGTATGCAAGACGCTGCGGGCGAAGATTCGGATCTCTGCGATTACTGTCGGCACAACGACACGATTCCCGATTTGTCGGTTCCGGGAAATCGTGAGATGTGGTTGCGGTTGGAGGAAGCGAAGCGGCGATTGCTGTACACGCTGGATTTGCTGAAGCTGCCGTATGGGACCGAGGCCGATGGCTTTGAGCCCTCGCTTGCGTTTGACTTCAAGGCTGACAAGCCGCTGGAAGACAAGCGATGGCGTTCTCTGCGCAAACAAGAACGCGTTTTCACCGGCCACGCCGATGGAAAGATCACGATCAATCTGCGAGAAGCCGACCCGGTCGAACGGGAAAGGAGCCGGGTACTATTTCAAGAGGCTCATCGAACCGTTGTCGGGCATTTTCGTCACGAGATTGCACACTTCTATTGGCAAATGCTGGTGCAAGATATCTGCGAAGAAGATTGCAAGGTGGTGTTCGGTGATCACGACGATCCGAGCTATTCCGACGCGCAAAAGCTGTACTACGAAAACGGCCCGAAGTCGAACTGGCAAGCTGAATACGTCAGTGCCTACGCGACGATGCACCCCTGGGAAGATTTCGCGGAGACGTTTGCAACGTATCTCGACATGGTTAGTGTCTTGGACACGGCATGGAACGTGGGTATCAACGGCGGTTGCGAGCCGACCACGGCCGATTTGCCCGCCATGGTCGATGCGTACATTCGATTAGGCGTGGTTCTTAATGAAACCAATCGTGCGATGGGACTGATTGACTTGGTGCCGGAAATCTTGACAACGATGGTTGCGGCGAAGCTTGAATATGTGCATGACTTGATCCGATCGGCAGCCGTCACCCCTTAG
- a CDS encoding PDDEXK nuclease domain-containing protein has protein sequence MQKTIENNWSRAVLTHQIESGLHLREGKAIDNFEATLPKPESDLARQVLRDPYNFDFLALTERHNERELEDGLMDQLTKFLLELGAGFAFVGRQYKLNVDGDEYSIDLLFYHLKLHCYVVIELKVDKFKPEYAGKLNFYISAVDSQVRSQPDGPTLGILICKSKSDIKVEYSLRDITKPIGVSEYQITETLPDNLRSSLPTIEQIEAEFGDAED, from the coding sequence GTGCAGAAAACGATCGAGAACAATTGGTCGCGAGCCGTCCTGACCCACCAAATTGAATCCGGCCTGCACCTGCGGGAAGGCAAGGCGATCGACAATTTTGAGGCTACGCTACCCAAACCTGAGAGCGACCTCGCCCGGCAAGTGCTCCGTGATCCGTACAACTTCGATTTCCTGGCGCTAACCGAGCGACACAACGAACGGGAGCTCGAGGATGGCCTGATGGACCAGCTGACCAAGTTTCTACTCGAACTCGGTGCGGGCTTCGCCTTCGTCGGTCGGCAATACAAGCTCAACGTCGATGGCGATGAGTACAGCATCGACCTGCTGTTCTATCACTTGAAGCTGCACTGCTATGTCGTCATCGAGCTGAAGGTCGACAAGTTCAAACCCGAGTACGCCGGCAAGCTGAACTTCTACATCTCAGCCGTCGACAGCCAGGTCCGCTCCCAACCCGACGGCCCGACACTTGGGATCCTGATCTGCAAAAGCAAGAGTGACATCAAAGTCGAATATTCGCTCCGCGACATCACGAAACCCATCGGAGTCAGCGAATACCAAATCACCGAGACACTTCCGGATAACCTTCGGTCTTCGTTGCCAACCATTGAGCAAATTGAAGCAGAATTCGGCGACGCTGAAGACTGA
- a CDS encoding DUF1016 N-terminal domain-containing protein yields MSELTNDTEYRDWIVSIKSRVQASLIKAAVAVNYAMLELYWYLGEQIIERQETAKWGDGFLQQMSKDLSAEFPEIKGFSYRNLRRMRQWYTFWASTDAIRPQVVARLEKKWPQAVANTESPRKPMVQQLVAQIPWAITASFSKS; encoded by the coding sequence ATGAGCGAGCTAACCAACGATACGGAGTATCGCGACTGGATCGTCTCGATCAAAAGCCGGGTTCAGGCATCCCTGATCAAAGCCGCCGTCGCGGTCAACTACGCGATGCTGGAGCTTTATTGGTATCTGGGTGAGCAGATTATCGAGAGGCAGGAAACGGCCAAGTGGGGTGACGGTTTTTTGCAGCAAATGAGCAAGGATCTCTCCGCCGAATTCCCTGAAATCAAGGGGTTTTCATATCGGAATTTGCGTCGAATGCGGCAGTGGTACACCTTCTGGGCATCCACCGATGCAATTAGGCCACAAGTTGTGGCCAGATTAGAAAAGAAATGGCCACAAGCTGTGGCCAACACGGAATCTCCACGAAAACCAATGGTGCAGCAACTTGTTGCACAGATTCCCTGGGCCATAACAGCGTCCTTCTCGAAAAGCTAA
- a CDS encoding relaxase domain-containing protein, with product MGHGTDVTKEQFDALLQGKHPVSGDAMTQRNRKDRRPGMDLTFSVLKSVSLDWAINGR from the coding sequence GTGGGGCATGGGACGGATGTAACCAAAGAACAATTCGACGCTCTGCTTCAAGGAAAGCATCCGGTGTCGGGGGACGCGATGACGCAGCGGAACCGCAAGGATCGTCGGCCCGGCATGGACCTGACGTTCTCGGTGCTAAAAAGCGTTTCACTGGATTGGGCCATCAACGGGCGATGA